One stretch of Bradyrhizobium canariense DNA includes these proteins:
- a CDS encoding AraC family transcriptional regulator yields the protein MTVAEKPISAIIGRRISTGDGVYMIANRYRKGVRLDTHLHRQAQLVYAAEGTMQVTTPKGRWLVPPDRAVWVPALLEHSIDVLADIEMRTLYFDLAWLARQDRSQDFDAEYVVRVSRLLHETILALFDGRNDAERTEVLVRLALLELHEAEDSATFIPLPHEPRCRRAADIVLGDPTGSHEIETLARAVGTSARTLSRLFASETQLSFKSWCQRARIAAAIEKLSMEANVSVKQLASDLGYASVPAFSHAFRQVTGKTPTEFAGKE from the coding sequence TGACTGTCGCCGAAAAGCCAATTAGCGCGATCATCGGACGCCGTATTTCAACCGGCGACGGCGTCTACATGATTGCCAACCGCTACCGCAAGGGCGTTCGGCTCGACACCCACCTGCACCGCCAGGCGCAGCTGGTCTATGCCGCCGAGGGCACGATGCAGGTCACCACGCCCAAGGGACGCTGGCTGGTACCGCCGGACCGTGCCGTTTGGGTGCCCGCTTTGCTCGAACATTCGATCGACGTGCTGGCCGACATCGAGATGCGCACGCTGTATTTCGATCTGGCCTGGCTCGCCCGGCAAGATCGCAGCCAGGATTTCGACGCTGAATATGTGGTGCGGGTGTCGCGGCTGCTGCATGAGACGATTCTCGCGCTGTTCGACGGCCGTAACGACGCCGAACGCACCGAGGTTCTGGTCCGGCTGGCGCTGCTCGAACTGCACGAGGCGGAAGATTCCGCGACCTTCATTCCCTTGCCGCATGAGCCTCGCTGCCGGCGCGCCGCCGACATCGTGCTCGGCGACCCCACCGGTTCGCACGAGATCGAGACGCTGGCGCGCGCGGTCGGGACCTCTGCGCGAACGCTATCGCGGCTGTTCGCCTCCGAGACGCAGTTAAGCTTCAAGAGCTGGTGCCAGCGCGCGCGCATCGCGGCCGCGATCGAAAAGCTGTCGATGGAGGCCAATGTCTCGGTCAAGCAACTCGCTTCCGATCTCGGCTATGCCAGCGTGCCGGCGTTTTCGCACGCGTTCCGGCAGGTCACCGGCAAGACGCCGACCGAGTTTGCGGGAAAGGAATGA